A stretch of the Streptomyces ortus genome encodes the following:
- a CDS encoding TerD family protein, translated as MVKGANVELTALSEDVGSVMVSLGWSSPTGEGDADVSVLLLTPDGKVRSDADFYFYNNPVAADGSVQLLGKTPTADGSEDRITFDLAAIPADVEQIIVAASRYNGARFGDLDDVRVTLADGSGEGLLRFSIEDAGAVGALLFGELYRRAGDWKFRAIGQGYESGLAGLAQDFGVDVDDDAGEVEEAEAAEEAGAVPPAEAASIAAPAPAPASVPPPAPAPASASVPAPASAPAPAPVPLVEQGVGETEAKGSAEPVAKAVPRPRTAKKKVTLPKATRKSLAENDSWRPARLFPVSALKSDRDRETRATSVLLSVMAQVPEFGRRLTAVFGAPAGRMETFTEVSLPNGDSPRRPDGVIRVERAGKLWTALVETKTNGNSLKPDQVQAYTDIAARRGYEAVITLSNDVELDGSPLVDVKTDGRRKHKVALRHLSWADVTHQAQMLIRHEGVGNAAHAWLLQELLHYLQHDNSGCHGFQNMGPAWVPVRNGIDDETLCQGDKRAVEVVENWERLVRQVCLRLGGELGQRVLPVQRAKRGTDPRVRREVLADQLCLAGRLDSELRIEGTPGILALSADLRTGKLRTSIEIAAPEQGYPLTWAKRLIRQLADAPADVHVETLLVGQTGGPRGTLERLRPEPGDLLPRNDAEIAGFRLSLFRSMGSSRGNAESGFIRSVDEAVDRFHDHVVTRLDRSPAAARR; from the coding sequence ATGGTCAAGGGCGCCAATGTCGAACTGACGGCGTTGAGCGAAGACGTGGGCTCCGTGATGGTGAGCCTGGGCTGGAGCAGTCCTACGGGCGAAGGCGACGCGGACGTGTCCGTCCTCCTCCTGACACCGGACGGCAAGGTCCGCAGCGACGCGGACTTCTACTTCTACAACAACCCCGTGGCGGCCGACGGTTCCGTGCAGCTGTTGGGCAAGACACCCACCGCGGACGGCAGCGAGGACCGCATCACCTTCGATCTGGCCGCGATCCCGGCGGACGTCGAGCAGATCATCGTGGCGGCGAGCCGTTACAACGGAGCCAGGTTCGGGGACCTGGACGACGTACGGGTGACCCTGGCCGACGGTTCCGGTGAAGGGCTGCTGCGGTTCTCCATCGAGGACGCCGGGGCGGTCGGCGCGCTGCTCTTCGGCGAGCTCTACCGCCGGGCCGGCGACTGGAAGTTCCGCGCCATCGGACAGGGATACGAGTCCGGACTCGCGGGCCTGGCGCAGGACTTCGGCGTCGATGTCGACGACGACGCGGGCGAGGTGGAGGAAGCCGAGGCGGCGGAGGAGGCGGGGGCGGTGCCCCCGGCGGAGGCGGCGTCGATCGCTGCCCCTGCCCCTGCCCCTGCCTCTGTTCCGCCACCCGCTCCTGCCCCGGCGTCTGCCTCTGTCCCAGCGCCTGCTTCTGCCCCCGCTCCCGCTCCCGTTCCCCTCGTTGAGCAGGGCGTGGGGGAGACGGAGGCCAAGGGATCGGCCGAGCCCGTGGCCAAGGCGGTGCCCCGGCCCCGTACGGCCAAGAAGAAGGTCACCTTGCCCAAGGCGACCAGGAAGTCCCTTGCCGAGAACGACTCCTGGCGGCCGGCCCGGCTCTTCCCGGTCTCCGCTCTCAAGAGCGACCGGGACAGGGAGACCCGCGCGACGTCCGTGCTGCTGTCCGTGATGGCGCAGGTACCGGAGTTCGGCCGGCGCCTCACCGCGGTGTTCGGCGCGCCCGCCGGACGCATGGAGACCTTCACCGAGGTCTCGCTGCCGAACGGCGACTCCCCGCGTCGGCCGGACGGTGTGATCCGGGTGGAGCGGGCGGGGAAGCTGTGGACCGCGTTGGTCGAGACCAAGACCAATGGCAACTCCCTGAAACCCGACCAGGTACAGGCCTACACGGACATAGCCGCCCGCCGGGGCTACGAGGCCGTGATCACCCTCTCCAACGACGTGGAGCTGGACGGCAGCCCGCTGGTCGATGTGAAGACGGACGGCCGCCGCAAGCACAAGGTGGCGCTGCGGCACCTGTCGTGGGCCGACGTCACCCACCAGGCCCAGATGCTGATCCGTCACGAAGGCGTCGGCAACGCGGCGCACGCCTGGCTGCTCCAGGAGCTCCTGCACTACCTCCAGCACGACAACTCCGGATGCCATGGATTCCAGAACATGGGTCCTGCCTGGGTGCCCGTGCGCAACGGCATCGACGACGAGACCCTCTGCCAGGGTGACAAGCGGGCTGTGGAGGTGGTCGAGAACTGGGAGCGCCTTGTGCGGCAGGTGTGCCTGCGGCTGGGCGGTGAGCTGGGGCAGAGGGTACTCCCCGTGCAGCGGGCGAAGCGCGGAACCGATCCCCGGGTCCGTCGCGAGGTCCTCGCCGACCAGCTCTGTCTGGCGGGCAGACTGGACTCCGAGCTCCGTATCGAGGGCACGCCGGGCATCCTCGCGCTCTCGGCGGACCTGCGGACCGGCAAGCTTCGTACGTCCATCGAGATCGCCGCCCCGGAGCAGGGCTACCCGCTCACCTGGGCGAAGCGGCTGATCCGTCAGCTTGCCGACGCCCCGGCCGACGTGCACGTCGAGACCTTGCTGGTGGGCCAGACGGGCGGACCCCGCGGAACTCTGGAGCGACTGCGTCCGGAGCCCGGTGACCTTCTTCCCAGGAACGACGCCGAGATCGCCGGCTTCCGGCTGTCGCTCTTCCGGAGCATGGGCAGCAGCCGGGGCAACGCCGAGTCCGGGTTCATCCGCAGTGTCGACGAGGCCGTGGACCGATTCCATGACCACGTCGTCACACGTCTGGACCGAAGCCCGGCCGCGGCCCGGCGCTGA
- a CDS encoding transglycosylase domain-containing protein, with the protein MNARVKTGVKTGVKSRVQSRVNARGLLGRCGARLRGIGTFLRRIRVRRRRTRARRLRRVLAALLTLFLLVCAAVVVAYRMTPVPEPHPETVSQSTVFVDAGGEYLGRRGPVDRQDIPLKQVPRHVQDAVIAAENRSFRTDSGVAPSAILRAALATVTGGDRQGGSTITQQYVKNALLTPEQSLQRKAHEALIAVKLDRTRAKDDILAGYLNTVYFGRGAAGIESAARNYFGVGAHDLTVSQGAALASILNLPSYYERAGADAKVTGTLERRWEWVLDAMADSGAISARERTDARFPAFRFYPPGGTNGQRQYLIDTASAEAADRLGITEDQLARGGYKVHTTFDLGLQDETAELVREQSPAAVKGGARLHTAVVATVPGDGAVRVLYGGADYAHQPFNDAVDGAVEAGTVLEPFSHRGLRLGDPLGGLVKETAPTPLRLNSAYATLAADGTYAAPYTVAKITKAGRTVHTARPKTRTAMDGKAAAVVTELVNESAAKDGAYAPGPGPAIKDGTSFLPARPVPTGPVGHSAGAGSGPGARTAWRSVYSPRLALTLALFAERDGKPARVANLTGDLPPDTHATQTANQIWNMANTPAGQPPQAPEPTAAPVP; encoded by the coding sequence ATGAACGCCCGCGTGAAGACCGGCGTGAAGACCGGCGTGAAAAGCCGCGTGCAGAGCCGCGTGAACGCCCGTGGCCTGCTCGGCCGCTGCGGTGCCCGCCTGCGCGGCATCGGCACGTTCCTGCGGCGGATACGGGTCCGCCGGCGCCGTACCCGCGCCCGCCGGCTGCGCCGCGTGCTGGCCGCCCTGCTGACGCTGTTCCTCCTGGTGTGCGCCGCGGTCGTGGTCGCCTACCGGATGACGCCCGTCCCCGAGCCGCACCCGGAGACCGTCAGCCAGAGCACGGTCTTCGTGGACGCCGGGGGCGAGTACCTCGGCAGGCGCGGACCGGTCGACCGCCAGGACATCCCCCTCAAGCAGGTCCCGCGGCACGTCCAGGACGCCGTGATCGCCGCGGAGAACCGCTCGTTCCGTACGGACTCGGGGGTCGCCCCCTCCGCGATCCTGCGGGCCGCGCTCGCGACCGTGACGGGCGGCGACCGCCAGGGCGGCTCCACGATCACGCAGCAGTACGTGAAGAACGCCCTGCTGACCCCCGAGCAGTCCCTCCAGCGCAAGGCGCACGAGGCCCTCATCGCGGTGAAGCTGGACCGCACGAGGGCCAAGGACGACATCCTGGCGGGCTACCTCAACACCGTGTACTTCGGCCGCGGCGCCGCCGGTATCGAGTCGGCCGCACGCAACTACTTCGGCGTCGGCGCCCACGACCTGACGGTCTCCCAGGGCGCCGCCCTCGCCTCCATCCTCAACCTGCCCTCGTACTACGAGCGGGCGGGCGCCGACGCGAAGGTGACGGGGACGCTGGAGCGGCGCTGGGAGTGGGTGCTCGACGCGATGGCGGACTCGGGCGCGATCAGCGCCCGCGAGCGGACGGACGCCCGCTTCCCCGCCTTCCGCTTCTACCCGCCGGGCGGCACGAACGGCCAGCGGCAGTACCTGATCGACACGGCGTCCGCGGAGGCCGCCGACCGGCTCGGCATCACGGAGGACCAGCTGGCGCGCGGCGGCTACAAGGTGCACACCACCTTCGACCTCGGCCTCCAGGACGAGACGGCGGAGCTGGTGCGCGAGCAGAGTCCCGCGGCCGTGAAGGGTGGAGCCCGGCTGCACACGGCCGTCGTCGCGACCGTTCCCGGCGACGGCGCGGTCCGGGTGCTGTACGGCGGGGCGGACTACGCGCACCAGCCGTTCAACGACGCCGTCGACGGGGCGGTCGAGGCGGGCACGGTCCTCGAACCGTTCTCCCACCGGGGCCTGCGGTTGGGCGACCCGCTGGGCGGACTCGTCAAGGAGACGGCTCCCACCCCGCTGCGCCTGAACTCGGCGTACGCCACGCTGGCCGCCGACGGCACCTACGCGGCCCCGTACACCGTCGCGAAGATCACCAAAGCGGGGCGTACGGTCCACACCGCGCGTCCGAAGACGCGTACCGCGATGGACGGGAAGGCGGCGGCGGTGGTCACCGAGCTGGTGAACGAGTCGGCCGCGAAGGACGGTGCCTACGCGCCCGGCCCCGGCCCCGCCATCAAGGACGGGACCTCCTTCCTGCCGGCCAGGCCCGTGCCCACCGGACCGGTCGGCCACTCGGCCGGCGCGGGCAGCGGTCCGGGCGCCCGGACGGCCTGGCGGAGCGTGTACTCACCCCGCCTCGCCCTGACCCTGGCCCTGTTCGCCGAACGCGACGGAAAACCCGCCCGGGTAGCAAACCTGACGGGCGACCTCCCCCCGGACACCCACGCAACCCAGACGGCCAACCAAATATGGAACATGGCCAACACCCCCGCAGGCCAACCACCCCAGGCCCCGGAACCCACGGCAGCGCCGGTTCCTTAG
- a CDS encoding sigma factor-like helix-turn-helix DNA-binding protein, translating into MDDDFTARAGEYWPRLTRTARLLTGNAADADRRARAAVAEVYARRRIPGDDAEFYVRRALVRGFLRDGRSWGAGRPVHSGGARHSRHSGRSARSGDTPEPYAPDPLDPLTEVLAGLPHRRRAVAVLRHWDGLTHREIAALLNSSRGTVKTAGRRAEKALRTHPAYREGAHDVGPSEGPSEGPPLPGPAIEAAGRTLRKRRRRTTAVLTAVGALLLVPLVVGAVRGTGSGSGGVTVSVERAAVRVVTPGERVEAAPGVQFWLSKDGTHVSAPGQPNQFRDAGEDKRGVTLWVDSTTGNGKRVFLSGVHRGPREASRVEVRTAGGTFTARLLTLAGSPGWSAWYVDAQLPGGGTSSSDITVKAYDSAGTLLARTDSPS; encoded by the coding sequence ATGGACGACGACTTCACCGCCCGCGCCGGGGAGTACTGGCCCCGGCTCACGCGCACGGCCCGCCTGCTCACGGGGAACGCCGCCGACGCGGACAGACGCGCGAGAGCGGCGGTGGCGGAGGTCTACGCGCGGCGCCGAATCCCGGGCGACGACGCGGAGTTCTACGTACGGCGGGCGCTGGTACGGGGCTTTCTGCGCGACGGGCGCTCCTGGGGCGCCGGGCGCCCGGTGCACTCCGGAGGAGCCAGACACTCGCGGCACTCCGGGCGGTCCGCGCGGTCCGGGGACACGCCGGAGCCGTACGCGCCCGATCCGCTCGACCCGCTCACCGAGGTGCTGGCGGGGCTTCCGCACCGGCGGCGGGCCGTGGCCGTGCTGCGGCACTGGGACGGGCTGACCCACCGCGAGATCGCCGCGCTCCTCAACTCCTCGCGAGGGACGGTGAAGACGGCGGGCCGCCGGGCGGAGAAAGCGCTGCGCACCCACCCCGCGTACCGCGAAGGCGCGCACGATGTGGGCCCGTCCGAGGGCCCGTCCGAGGGCCCGCCCCTCCCCGGGCCCGCCATCGAGGCGGCCGGCCGCACGCTCCGCAAGCGGCGCCGGCGCACCACCGCGGTGCTCACCGCGGTGGGCGCCCTGCTCCTCGTACCCCTGGTCGTGGGGGCGGTACGCGGCACGGGTTCCGGGTCCGGTGGGGTCACGGTCTCCGTGGAGAGGGCGGCGGTCCGGGTCGTGACACCCGGAGAACGCGTCGAGGCCGCGCCCGGTGTGCAGTTCTGGCTCTCGAAGGACGGCACGCACGTGTCGGCACCGGGGCAGCCGAACCAGTTCCGCGACGCCGGGGAGGACAAGAGGGGGGTGACCCTCTGGGTGGACTCCACGACCGGGAACGGCAAACGGGTCTTCCTCTCCGGCGTCCACCGGGGCCCCCGCGAGGCGTCCCGTGTCGAAGTCCGCACCGCCGGGGGCACGTTCACCGCCCGGCTGCTCACCCTGGCGGGCTCCCCCGGCTGGTCCGCCTGGTACGTGGACGCCCAGCTCCCCGGCGGCGGCACGTCGTCGTCGGACATCACGGTGAAGGCGTACGACTCCGCCGGCACCCTCCTCGCACGGACGGACTCCCCCTCATGA
- a CDS encoding SigE family RNA polymerase sigma factor translates to MTEDEFDGFYAAAFPRLTGQLYAFTGDHGEAQDVVQEAFVRAWDRRREFLADGAPEAWIRTVAMRLAVSRWRRARRWLELVRRNPPQEHTPGPGPERAALVAALRELPEAQRMAVVLHHLCDLSVEQVASETGAPTGTVKARLSRGRAALARRLGEADELGEREDDRVR, encoded by the coding sequence ATGACCGAGGACGAGTTCGACGGGTTCTACGCGGCCGCGTTCCCCCGGCTGACCGGGCAGCTCTACGCCTTCACCGGTGACCACGGTGAGGCGCAGGACGTCGTCCAGGAGGCGTTCGTCCGGGCCTGGGACCGGCGGCGGGAGTTCCTCGCCGACGGGGCGCCCGAGGCCTGGATACGCACGGTCGCGATGCGGCTCGCGGTGAGCCGGTGGCGGCGGGCCCGGCGTTGGCTGGAACTCGTACGCCGCAATCCGCCGCAGGAGCACACCCCGGGGCCGGGTCCGGAACGGGCCGCGCTCGTGGCCGCGTTGCGGGAACTGCCCGAGGCACAGCGCATGGCTGTCGTTCTGCACCATCTGTGCGACTTGAGTGTCGAGCAGGTAGCCTCCGAAACCGGTGCGCCCACAGGGACGGTCAAGGCCCGGCTGTCCCGTGGCCGGGCGGCGTTGGCGCGTCGGCTCGGTGAGGCCGACGAACTGGGTGAGAGGGAGGACGACCGTGTCCGATGA
- a CDS encoding L,D-transpeptidase, producing the protein MSDELTPGHRFADEDPGEGANRSELSVALRELAQDHETPLVVTGAEIRRRAVRRRRRRKASLAAVGTAGAGALAALLLALVLTDGEDARSVPPAASYGVKTPPTNAQPSPVVVAATVDLDRRTLIAGGRTVPISAGTGDAPTPTGLMTITAKYPATMVPGAVAGWHEYEVKAAWVMRLRGPDDRTNYLLALGWDEKAPGTYDATGGAIGLRTVDAMWLYKTLKPGAVVEVVGSATSRPTPAPEPSASGPRTPPTARETATSDPSSLATSDPSDAARAEDLADAARAKELADEARAKESATTADGTDTRP; encoded by the coding sequence GTGTCCGATGAGCTCACGCCCGGCCACCGGTTCGCGGACGAGGACCCCGGCGAAGGTGCGAACCGCTCCGAACTGAGCGTCGCACTGCGCGAGTTGGCTCAGGACCACGAGACTCCCCTGGTCGTCACGGGGGCGGAGATCCGCCGCCGTGCGGTACGCCGCCGCCGGCGCCGCAAGGCCTCGCTGGCCGCCGTCGGCACCGCCGGAGCGGGAGCGCTGGCCGCCCTTCTCCTGGCCCTGGTGCTCACTGATGGCGAAGATGCCCGGTCGGTTCCGCCCGCGGCCAGTTACGGCGTGAAGACGCCCCCCACGAACGCCCAGCCCTCGCCGGTCGTCGTCGCCGCCACGGTGGACCTCGACCGGCGGACACTGATCGCCGGGGGACGCACCGTGCCCATCTCCGCCGGAACGGGCGATGCGCCCACGCCGACGGGGCTGATGACCATCACCGCCAAGTACCCGGCGACGATGGTGCCGGGCGCGGTGGCGGGCTGGCACGAGTACGAGGTCAAGGCGGCCTGGGTGATGCGGCTGCGCGGCCCGGACGACCGTACGAACTATCTTCTCGCCCTCGGCTGGGACGAGAAGGCGCCCGGCACCTACGACGCCACCGGGGGCGCGATCGGTTTGCGCACCGTGGACGCGATGTGGCTGTACAAGACCCTGAAGCCGGGAGCGGTGGTGGAGGTGGTGGGGTCGGCCACCTCTCGCCCGACCCCGGCGCCCGAGCCGTCGGCCAGCGGTCCGCGGACGCCGCCCACGGCGAGGGAGACGGCGACGTCGGATCCGAGCAGCTTGGCGACGTCGGATCCGAGCGACGCGGCGCGGGCGGAGGATTTGGCGGACGCGGCGCGCGCGAAGGAACTGGCGGACGAGGCGCGCGCGAAGGAGTCGGCGACGACGGCCGACGGCACGGACACGAGGCCCTGA
- a CDS encoding luciferase family protein yields the protein MTAAPRAIALLETWPNLVSGPPRCAVGHAFASAGHEIVHFHSDDSADLYLTPTAVERLLPPLLHASAIRVRPGASWITVLLDCDADVQLLLGLVSVALKEQGAVPPRRPTPPCDWERPAVVPGPRPGAARRVVDRLMPHH from the coding sequence ATGACCGCGGCCCCTCGCGCCATTGCTCTTCTGGAGACCTGGCCGAACCTGGTAAGTGGCCCGCCCCGGTGCGCCGTTGGGCATGCCTTCGCTTCGGCGGGACACGAGATCGTCCACTTCCACTCCGACGACTCCGCCGACCTCTACCTCACCCCCACGGCCGTCGAGCGCCTGCTTCCCCCACTCCTGCACGCCAGCGCGATCCGGGTGCGCCCCGGCGCCTCCTGGATCACCGTGCTCCTCGACTGCGACGCCGACGTCCAGCTCCTGCTGGGGCTGGTGAGTGTCGCGCTGAAGGAGCAGGGCGCGGTCCCGCCGCGGCGTCCGACCCCGCCCTGCGACTGGGAGCGTCCGGCGGTGGTCCCCGGACCGCGCCCGGGAGCGGCCCGCCGCGTGGTGGACCGCCTCATGCCCCACCACTGA
- a CDS encoding class I SAM-dependent methyltransferase, whose protein sequence is MDKRTPRLGEVQETLLIPLYARAVETRKAHGLLSDPQAVEMVDSLDYDFSRFDGARSLLGVNLRTLLFDQWVREFLERHPSGTVVEIGTGLDTRFERLDNGTVHWFDLDLPDVIALRRGFFKDTDRRHMVSASVTDPQWMEQVRDSSPGPYFLVAEAVLVYLEAELVRTVFQQVGEELPGARFALETAASRVVDAQDGHDVRAEVTARMRWGCDNPGALEQWEPGLSLTDSRTLAQLPGPVTHRLPLRYRLLLPVVATLRRRDIGAYRCNLFRFAGQ, encoded by the coding sequence GTGGACAAGCGCACGCCCCGACTCGGCGAGGTCCAGGAGACCCTGCTCATCCCCCTCTACGCCCGCGCGGTCGAGACCCGTAAGGCGCACGGACTGCTCAGCGATCCACAGGCTGTGGAGATGGTCGACTCCCTCGACTACGACTTCTCCCGCTTCGACGGCGCGCGCAGCCTGCTCGGGGTGAACCTGCGCACCCTGCTCTTCGACCAGTGGGTACGGGAGTTCCTGGAACGGCACCCGTCCGGCACGGTCGTCGAGATCGGCACGGGACTCGACACGCGGTTCGAACGGCTCGACAACGGCACGGTCCACTGGTTCGACCTCGACCTGCCCGATGTGATCGCCCTGCGCCGGGGCTTCTTCAAGGACACGGACCGGCGGCACATGGTCTCCGCCTCGGTCACCGATCCGCAGTGGATGGAGCAGGTGCGCGACAGCAGCCCCGGACCGTACTTCCTGGTCGCCGAGGCGGTGCTGGTCTATCTGGAGGCGGAGCTGGTCCGTACGGTGTTCCAGCAGGTCGGCGAGGAGCTGCCCGGGGCCCGCTTCGCCCTGGAGACCGCCGCGTCCCGCGTGGTCGACGCCCAGGACGGCCATGACGTCCGGGCCGAGGTGACCGCCCGGATGCGCTGGGGGTGCGACAACCCGGGCGCGCTCGAACAGTGGGAGCCGGGTCTCAGCCTCACGGACTCCCGCACGCTTGCCCAGCTGCCGGGCCCGGTCACGCACCGGCTGCCCCTGCGCTACCGCCTCCTGCTTCCGGTGGTGGCGACGCTCAGGCGCCGGGACATCGGGGCGTACCGCTGCAACCTGTTCAGGTTCGCCGGTCAGTGA
- a CDS encoding alpha/beta fold hydrolase, which translates to MPPTITGFTHHRIPGATTAELNVAVGGDTATGTPVVLLHGFPQTHLMWRHVAPKLAIEHPVICPDLRGYGASDKPADPDGTAYSKRTMAADVVAVAKALGHDRFALVGHDRGALVAIRAGLDHPETVTHLASLDVLPTLDMWEVMHGTSAAVGFHLYLMAQPPGLPEQLIGASPDAFFGHFLDAWTRDPAAVPTDVRAAYLAASRAAVPSIVADYRASAGIDVTHDRADREAGNRLRMPVSVLQQDWGAALGFDAAALWSAWADDLRHSTVQCGHFMAEEAPDLVVEAIRDLLRR; encoded by the coding sequence ATGCCACCCACGATCACCGGCTTCACCCACCACCGCATCCCCGGCGCCACCACAGCGGAGCTGAACGTCGCCGTCGGAGGCGACACCGCCACCGGCACCCCCGTCGTCCTCCTCCACGGCTTCCCCCAGACCCACCTCATGTGGCGCCACGTCGCCCCGAAGCTCGCCATCGAGCACCCCGTCATCTGCCCCGACCTCCGCGGCTACGGCGCCAGCGACAAGCCCGCCGACCCCGACGGCACCGCGTACTCCAAGCGCACGATGGCCGCGGACGTCGTCGCGGTCGCCAAGGCGCTCGGGCACGACCGCTTCGCGCTGGTCGGCCACGACCGCGGCGCCCTCGTCGCGATCCGCGCCGGCCTCGACCACCCGGAGACGGTCACCCACCTCGCCTCGCTGGACGTCCTGCCGACGCTCGACATGTGGGAGGTGATGCACGGAACGTCCGCCGCCGTCGGCTTCCACCTCTACCTCATGGCCCAACCGCCCGGCCTGCCCGAGCAGTTGATCGGCGCGAGCCCCGACGCGTTCTTCGGCCACTTCCTGGACGCCTGGACGCGCGACCCGGCCGCCGTACCGACGGACGTCCGCGCCGCCTACCTCGCGGCGTCCCGCGCGGCCGTCCCCTCCATCGTCGCGGACTACCGCGCGTCCGCGGGCATCGACGTCACCCACGACCGCGCCGACCGCGAGGCGGGCAACCGGCTGCGGATGCCGGTGAGCGTGCTCCAGCAGGACTGGGGCGCCGCCCTCGGCTTCGACGCCGCCGCGCTGTGGTCCGCGTGGGCCGACGACCTGCGGCACAGCACTGTCCAGTGCGGCCACTTCATGGCGGAGGAGGCCCCGGACCTCGTCGTCGAGGCGATACGGGACCTGCTGCGCCGTTGA